Proteins from one Salaquimonas pukyongi genomic window:
- a CDS encoding DUF3971 domain-containing protein yields the protein MRRKQQATKNDFSPSQPAYRWSLRRGLLFFILPVAVLLAGGGMLAYLFQGQPLNLATIHQRIETTLQNMVGDGFVVEVTQSGLSPALSSILALRGEGIHVRHRESRREVLFIERVDVGLDIVSALTGKPQFDRVELQGGRIVLPEADGSGTRILPQEMLRRFGGWLAATESAFRSGSIEAIEMRDISLQLPAIGRTSNFPVVLNTGSAGYSDKRLLLQVEAEAAGQAFNINADWRGAAEGGRQLSLGIGKLPTGWWLQEDGDEKGFDGGKAPRPFVNANVRLDARLPFDAKLEPLDAFVKLQASSGTLHLGKKRYDMPSAVTSFSISPDASAITLENGDVRVGGQVFRFSGRFDALLKAGEEQAFGLYAMMLDVAAESLAGPQQSAPRTASAQLAGKVDIAGLRADFDRVVVTSGEAQFAGSAMAGREEGIALSLGSSETDVATVIGLWPDWVAPKARKWVREHVTAGGLSAFDLQLSLSPEKLAALKQGGAPDEGELSLSTKFSSLDVAYHRTLPPLETASGSLTITGDRLEAASSKASIKPSGAKRVQVSELSVTIAKMSAEPPQAKITARLSGPAAAVAALADSDPLNAIGPLGIRPADLAGEAKVRVSGTAPLVDGGKVRDWRAVADLSKLTVKKPLLGHTISDGKMEITADARQVAAKGKAKLDGFAARFDLAEPINGAARDLRRRDIRLSVTTDDLVRQNIRLAPVVSGPLEVRIQSRGDGPEHYEIDLSRADVSLPWIGWRIRRGSTNTASAKFHLDQEGDVTRLKDFSFRMDGGRKARGDLSFSTSGLIRADMKGVALNRGDDFDVSIVGRKGGYDIRAGGRSYDSRPVLQMVIHGEGLSSTAGNDVSLSANFGHMGGFNGRVMESVVVRYETRGGRLHYLDVKGAIEGKLSQVSAQTEGDATSFRFRADNAGGSLAMVNLYDKMRDGKLLASLRRSGAGPFVGKVAIKDFVVVGEERLASLTSAPAPARLRRASGRLRDLDLRRVKFDDLKAGIIKSPSRLEVEKGWLRNGQIGLTFDGILFDEADRMNLRGTFMPLFAISRVLGEIPLIGDILSNGKNSGLIGITYRLRGPANNPQIAVNPLSIVAPGIFREIFEFRN from the coding sequence ATGCGGCGCAAGCAGCAAGCGACGAAAAACGATTTTTCGCCGTCCCAGCCTGCCTATCGGTGGAGCCTGAGACGTGGACTGCTGTTTTTTATCCTGCCGGTTGCCGTGCTGCTGGCGGGGGGCGGCATGCTGGCCTATCTTTTTCAGGGTCAGCCGCTGAACCTTGCCACCATTCACCAGCGCATCGAGACCACGCTGCAGAACATGGTGGGCGACGGCTTTGTGGTGGAGGTTACACAAAGCGGGCTTTCACCGGCGCTGTCATCGATCCTTGCACTGAGAGGCGAGGGCATCCATGTGCGTCATCGCGAGAGCCGCCGGGAGGTTTTGTTCATCGAGCGTGTTGATGTGGGGCTGGACATTGTATCGGCATTGACCGGAAAGCCTCAGTTCGACCGGGTGGAGTTGCAGGGCGGGCGAATTGTCCTGCCGGAGGCAGATGGCTCGGGGACAAGGATTTTGCCACAGGAAATGCTGCGCCGGTTCGGCGGCTGGCTTGCAGCAACCGAATCCGCGTTTCGTTCAGGCTCGATTGAAGCCATTGAAATGCGCGATATCTCCTTGCAGTTGCCTGCCATCGGCAGAACCAGCAACTTTCCGGTGGTGTTGAATACGGGCAGCGCCGGATACAGCGACAAGCGCCTGCTGCTGCAAGTGGAGGCGGAGGCTGCCGGACAGGCCTTCAACATCAATGCGGATTGGCGCGGTGCGGCGGAAGGCGGGCGCCAGCTTTCGCTGGGGATTGGCAAGCTTCCCACCGGTTGGTGGCTGCAAGAGGATGGCGATGAAAAAGGGTTCGACGGGGGGAAAGCTCCGCGGCCCTTTGTGAATGCAAATGTGCGGCTGGATGCGCGCCTGCCCTTTGATGCAAAGCTTGAGCCGCTTGATGCATTTGTAAAGCTGCAGGCAAGTTCGGGAACCTTGCACCTTGGAAAGAAGCGCTACGACATGCCGTCGGCGGTGACGAGTTTTTCCATATCCCCGGATGCAAGCGCAATCACGCTTGAAAACGGTGACGTTCGTGTTGGCGGGCAGGTGTTCCGGTTTTCCGGCCGATTTGACGCTCTGCTCAAAGCCGGGGAAGAGCAGGCGTTTGGCCTCTATGCCATGATGCTTGACGTGGCGGCTGAAAGTCTTGCCGGACCACAGCAGTCAGCCCCGCGCACCGCCAGCGCCCAGCTTGCCGGCAAAGTTGATATTGCCGGACTTCGCGCCGATTTCGACCGGGTTGTGGTGACCAGTGGCGAGGCGCAGTTTGCCGGCAGCGCAATGGCGGGCAGGGAAGAGGGGATAGCGCTGTCGCTCGGCAGCAGCGAAACGGATGTTGCCACCGTCATCGGGCTGTGGCCGGACTGGGTGGCGCCCAAGGCCCGCAAATGGGTCAGGGAGCATGTAACGGCGGGCGGACTTTCTGCGTTCGATCTGCAGCTCTCGCTTTCGCCGGAAAAGCTGGCGGCCCTCAAACAGGGCGGGGCACCCGATGAAGGCGAATTGTCGCTTTCAACGAAGTTCTCCAGCCTTGATGTTGCCTATCACCGCACCTTGCCGCCGCTGGAAACAGCCAGTGGGTCGCTGACGATTACCGGCGACCGGCTGGAGGCTGCATCCTCGAAGGCTTCCATCAAGCCTTCGGGCGCCAAGCGGGTCCAGGTCAGCGAGTTGTCTGTCACCATTGCAAAGATGAGCGCCGAGCCCCCTCAGGCCAAGATCACGGCACGTCTTTCGGGCCCGGCAGCAGCGGTCGCGGCCCTGGCAGACAGCGATCCGCTCAATGCCATCGGCCCATTGGGGATCCGGCCAGCCGATCTTGCAGGCGAAGCAAAGGTTCGCGTCAGCGGCACCGCGCCGCTTGTGGATGGCGGCAAGGTCAGGGACTGGCGGGCGGTTGCCGATCTTTCAAAGCTGACGGTGAAGAAGCCGCTGCTTGGGCACACCATCAGCGATGGCAAGATGGAAATAACGGCGGATGCCCGGCAGGTGGCGGCCAAGGGCAAGGCAAAGCTCGACGGCTTCGCTGCCCGGTTTGATCTGGCTGAACCGATAAACGGGGCGGCAAGGGACCTGCGCCGCCGGGATATCAGGCTGTCCGTCACCACCGATGATCTTGTCAGGCAGAATATCCGGCTGGCGCCGGTGGTCAGCGGGCCGCTGGAGGTTCGTATCCAGTCCAGGGGCGATGGGCCGGAGCACTACGAGATCGATCTGTCGAGGGCCGATGTTTCCCTGCCCTGGATCGGCTGGCGGATACGGCGGGGAAGCACCAATACGGCTTCGGCGAAGTTTCATCTCGATCAGGAAGGGGATGTCACGCGCCTGAAGGACTTTTCCTTCCGCATGGATGGCGGGCGCAAGGCGCGGGGCGATCTTTCCTTTTCCACCAGCGGCCTTATCAGGGCAGACATGAAGGGTGTTGCCCTCAACAGGGGCGACGACTTTGACGTCAGCATCGTCGGCAGAAAGGGCGGCTACGACATCCGCGCCGGCGGGCGATCCTATGACAGCCGTCCGGTGCTGCAGATGGTGATCCATGGTGAGGGGCTTTCATCGACTGCCGGCAACGATGTGTCCCTGTCGGCCAATTTCGGCCATATGGGCGGGTTTAACGGTCGGGTGATGGAGTCGGTTGTCGTGCGCTATGAAACGCGCGGCGGCAGGCTGCATTATCTTGACGTGAAAGGGGCAATCGAGGGCAAGCTGTCGCAGGTCTCGGCGCAGACCGAAGGCGATGCGACCAGCTTCCGGTTTCGCGCAGACAATGCGGGCGGCTCGCTTGCGATGGTCAATCTTTACGACAAGATGCGTGATGGCAAGCTTTTGGCTTCCTTAAGACGCAGTGGCGCCGGACCGTTTGTCGGCAAGGTGGCGATCAAGGATTTCGTGGTGGTTGGTGAAGAACGCCTGGCCTCGCTGACATCGGCGCCGGCGCCGGCCAGACTGCGGCGTGCCTCGGGCCGCTTGCGCGACCTCGATCTGCGCCGGGTGAAGTTCGATGATCTGAAAGCGGGCATCATCAAGTCTCCCAGCCGGCTTGAGGTCGAAAAAGGCTGGCTCAGGAACGGTCAGATCGGACTGACCTTTGACGGTATCCTGTTCGATGAAGCCGACCGGATGAACCTGCGCGGTACCTTCATGCCGCTGTTTGCCATCAGCCGGGTTCTCGGCGAGATACCGCTGATCGGTGACATTCTGTCCAACGGCAAGAACAGCGGGCTTATCGGCATCACCTACCGCCTGCGCGGACCGGCTAACAATCCGCAGATTGCCGTCAACCCGCTTTCCATCGTGGCGCCCGGCATATTCCGGGAAATCTTCGAATTCAGAAACTGA
- a CDS encoding peroxiredoxin, translating to MADTASRPDIGDKAPDFDLPAAGAENVKLSALSGKAVVLFFYPKDDTSGCTAEAIDFTAALPDFQRLDVKVIGMSPDPVKKHDKFREKHGLQTVLVSDEEKKTLSDYGVWVEKSMYGRKYMGVERSTFLIAADGTILKAWRKVKVPGHVADVLKAAKELV from the coding sequence ATGGCAGATACAGCTTCACGCCCCGATATTGGTGACAAAGCACCTGATTTTGACCTTCCTGCGGCAGGGGCGGAAAATGTGAAGCTGTCGGCGCTTTCAGGCAAAGCCGTCGTGCTGTTTTTCTACCCCAAGGACGACACGTCGGGCTGCACTGCCGAGGCAATCGATTTTACTGCCGCCCTGCCGGATTTCCAAAGGCTTGACGTCAAGGTGATCGGCATGTCGCCCGATCCGGTGAAGAAACACGACAAGTTCCGTGAAAAGCACGGCCTTCAAACCGTTCTGGTTTCCGATGAGGAAAAGAAAACGCTTTCCGACTATGGCGTGTGGGTCGAAAAGAGCATGTATGGCCGCAAATATATGGGCGTGGAACGCTCGACCTTCCTGATCGCAGCCGACGGCACCATTTTGAAGGCATGGCGCAAGGTGAAAGTTCCCGGCCATGTCGCCGACGTGTTGAAAGCGGCCAAAGAACTCGTCTGA
- a CDS encoding ferritin-like domain-containing protein: MGTLHHTSGKERPSCLASAAIAALAASDLDEKCRRTQDLASRWEARQLSLTTSHAASLLPPDRPGRPKKPDLVPPHLVPRRSIRSRRGMIALLHAIAHIELNAIDLALDIIARFARLSMPRSFYDGWVMVAREEAKHFGLLRARLGDFDATYGDLPAHDGLWEAAQRTGHDLMARLAIVPLVLEARGLDITPSLIRHISETGDLKTAEIFRIIYEDEKGHVAVGAKWFRFLCHKNNIEPAASFQAMVRRHFRGPLKPPFNDLARAKSGITPLFYRTLSPAGN; this comes from the coding sequence TTGGGAACGCTTCACCACACGTCCGGCAAGGAAAGGCCTTCATGCCTTGCATCGGCGGCGATTGCCGCCCTGGCCGCATCCGATCTCGATGAAAAGTGCCGCCGTACGCAAGACCTGGCAAGCCGCTGGGAAGCGCGGCAATTGTCGCTCACCACAAGCCATGCGGCAAGCTTGTTGCCGCCCGATCGGCCCGGCAGGCCCAAGAAGCCAGACCTGGTGCCACCCCATCTTGTGCCCCGGCGCTCGATCCGCAGCCGCAGGGGAATGATCGCACTGCTGCACGCCATTGCCCATATCGAGCTCAATGCCATCGATCTGGCGCTCGACATCATAGCGCGCTTTGCCCGTCTTTCCATGCCGCGTTCCTTCTATGACGGCTGGGTGATGGTGGCGCGTGAGGAGGCCAAACACTTCGGCCTGCTGCGCGCCCGTCTTGGGGATTTTGACGCGACCTATGGCGACCTTCCGGCCCATGACGGGCTCTGGGAAGCAGCACAGCGCACCGGCCACGACCTGATGGCCCGCCTTGCAATCGTGCCGCTGGTGCTGGAAGCACGCGGCCTCGATATTACCCCTTCTCTGATACGCCACATCAGCGAAACGGGAGATTTAAAAACCGCCGAAATCTTCCGCATCATCTATGAGGATGAAAAGGGACATGTGGCGGTCGGCGCCAAATGGTTCCGCTTTTTGTGCCACAAAAACAACATCGAGCCGGCTGCCTCGTTCCAGGCAATGGTAAGGCGCCATTTCCGGGGGCCCTTAAAGCCCCCCTTCAACGATCTTGCCCGGGCAAAAAGCGGCATTACCCCGCTCTTCTACCGCACGCTTTCACCGGCGGGAAACTGA
- the tyrS gene encoding tyrosine--tRNA ligase translates to MSGFKSDFLQILSERGFIHQISDESGLDALLAKESATCYIGFDATAPSLHAGSLVQIMLLYWFQQTGHRPVALMGGGTTLIGDPSGKDESRQLLTRESIARNKEGIRRVFSKFLDFEEAGGNAVMADNADWLLELKYVDFLREYGRHFSVNQMLARDSVRLRLEREHHLSFLEFNYMILQAYDYVELNKRYGCRLQMGGSDQWGNIVSGIDLGRRAGTPELFALTTPLLSSSSGAKMGKTADGAIWLEEDMLPVYDYWQYWRNAEDGDVARFMKLFTTLPLDDIARYAALEGAELNEAKKVLATEATAMVHGRERAEQAAETARKTFEEGVAAGDLPTVTVPEGELAEGIGLLVLMVRAGLASSNGEARRHIKGGAVKINDRQITDERLSVTGAMLGDDGALKLSLGKKKHVLVRQT, encoded by the coding sequence ATGTCCGGCTTCAAGTCCGACTTTCTGCAAATCCTCTCCGAACGCGGCTTCATCCATCAGATTTCCGATGAAAGCGGCCTTGATGCCCTGCTCGCCAAGGAGTCGGCCACTTGCTATATCGGCTTTGACGCCACTGCCCCCTCCCTGCACGCAGGCAGCCTGGTGCAGATCATGCTGCTGTACTGGTTCCAGCAGACCGGCCACCGGCCCGTCGCGCTGATGGGCGGCGGCACGACGCTGATCGGTGATCCTTCCGGCAAGGATGAAAGCCGGCAATTGCTGACCCGCGAAAGCATCGCCAGGAACAAGGAAGGCATCCGCCGCGTATTCTCGAAGTTTCTCGATTTCGAGGAGGCAGGCGGTAACGCCGTAATGGCCGACAATGCCGATTGGCTTCTTGAACTGAAATATGTCGATTTCCTGCGCGAATACGGCCGCCATTTTTCGGTCAACCAGATGCTGGCCCGCGACAGCGTGCGGCTGCGCCTGGAGCGCGAACATCACCTGTCCTTCCTGGAGTTCAACTACATGATCCTTCAGGCCTACGACTATGTGGAGCTCAACAAGCGCTATGGCTGCAGGCTTCAGATGGGCGGCTCCGATCAGTGGGGCAACATCGTCTCTGGCATCGATCTCGGCCGCCGCGCCGGCACGCCGGAGCTTTTCGCCCTGACGACGCCCCTGCTGTCGAGTTCTTCGGGCGCCAAAATGGGCAAGACCGCCGATGGGGCGATCTGGCTGGAAGAGGACATGCTGCCGGTCTACGACTACTGGCAATACTGGCGCAATGCCGAGGATGGCGATGTGGCACGCTTCATGAAGCTGTTCACCACCCTGCCGCTTGACGACATCGCCCGCTATGCCGCGCTGGAAGGGGCTGAACTGAACGAGGCCAAGAAAGTGCTGGCGACCGAGGCAACGGCCATGGTCCATGGCCGCGAAAGGGCCGAACAGGCCGCCGAAACCGCCCGAAAGACCTTTGAGGAGGGCGTTGCCGCCGGTGATCTGCCGACAGTAACGGTGCCCGAAGGCGAACTGGCAGAAGGCATCGGCCTGCTGGTGCTCATGGTGCGCGCCGGCCTTGCCTCCTCAAATGGCGAGGCGCGCCGGCACATCAAGGGCGGCGCGGTAAAAATCAACGACAGGCAGATTACCGATGAGCGGCTGTCCGTCACCGGCGCCATGCTTGGCGATGATGGTGCCCTGAAACTCTCCCTCGGCAAGAAAAAGCACGTGCTGGTCCGCCAGACGTAA